Proteins from one Cellulosilyticum lentocellum DSM 5427 genomic window:
- the radC gene encoding RadC family protein: MRIQDQPIEERPYEKFGKYGPDYLSNTELLAILLRSGTKTYNAEELAWHLLTYGEKEKPEHIKTPSLIGLYHISYNELMSINGIGPVKAIQILTLLELSKRITKEKYQSGEKITSPAILSCYFMEELRHSREERFIITLLDAKCKMIGYETVSKGSLTASIVHPREVYRIAIQKSAHSIIAVHNHPSGDPTPSEEDLQMTKRLQKVGDLVGIPLLDHIIIGDGIYKSFKEESYL; encoded by the coding sequence ATGAGAATTCAAGATCAACCGATAGAAGAAAGGCCTTATGAGAAATTTGGCAAATATGGACCTGATTATTTGTCTAATACAGAACTTCTTGCTATTTTATTACGTTCTGGAACTAAGACATATAATGCAGAGGAACTAGCATGGCATCTATTAACGTATGGGGAAAAAGAAAAACCAGAACATATAAAGACGCCTTCTTTAATTGGCCTTTATCATATATCCTATAATGAACTTATGAGTATTAATGGAATTGGTCCAGTAAAAGCCATACAAATCCTAACATTATTAGAATTAAGTAAAAGAATAACAAAAGAGAAATATCAATCAGGTGAGAAGATTACTTCACCAGCCATCCTCTCATGTTATTTTATGGAAGAACTTAGACATAGCCGTGAAGAACGTTTTATTATTACTTTACTGGATGCCAAGTGTAAAATGATAGGTTATGAAACAGTATCAAAAGGCAGTTTAACAGCTTCTATTGTTCACCCAAGAGAAGTTTATCGTATAGCTATTCAGAAGTCAGCACATAGTATTATTGCTGTTCACAATCATCCTAGTGGAGATCCTACTCCTAGTGAAGAAGATTTACAGATGACTAAACGTCTTCAAAAGGTAGGTGACTTAGTAGGCATTCCACTTTTAGACCATATTATTATTGGAGATGGTATTTATAAGAGTTTTAAAGAAGAAAGTTATCTCTAG
- the mreB gene encoding rod shape-determining protein gives MFGKDMGIDLGTANTLVFVKGKGIVVNEPSVVAIKEKTNEVLAVGDEAKQMIGRTPGNIVAIRPLKDGVIADFATTSAMLRYFIGKAYKQSLFASKPRVIVCVPSGVTSVEKRAVEEATEKAGAKKALIMEEPMAAAIGAHLRVEEPTGNMVVDIGGGTTDVAVISLGGIVASKSLRIAGDEFDEYIVSYIKREYNLMIGERTAEQIKISIGAAYPTGQDETMEIRGRDLVTGLPKVLTITSTEVTEAIKEPVNSIIDAIKLTLEKTPPELAADIMESGIMLTGGGALLTGLDTLISLETGMPVKIAEDPLDCVAKGTGYALENIEKWSAIFADDK, from the coding sequence ATGTTTGGAAAAGATATGGGTATTGACTTAGGTACAGCCAATACACTTGTTTTTGTTAAAGGAAAAGGAATTGTAGTTAATGAACCATCAGTAGTAGCAATCAAAGAAAAAACGAATGAAGTATTAGCAGTTGGTGATGAAGCTAAACAAATGATTGGTAGAACACCAGGTAACATTGTAGCTATTAGACCACTTAAAGATGGTGTTATTGCAGACTTTGCAACTACTTCAGCTATGCTACGTTATTTTATTGGTAAAGCATACAAACAATCTTTATTTGCTTCAAAACCACGTGTTATTGTATGCGTGCCATCAGGTGTGACATCTGTTGAAAAGCGTGCTGTTGAAGAAGCTACAGAAAAAGCAGGTGCTAAAAAAGCATTAATTATGGAAGAGCCGATGGCTGCAGCAATCGGTGCACATCTTCGTGTAGAAGAACCAACAGGTAATATGGTTGTAGATATTGGTGGAGGAACAACAGACGTAGCTGTTATTTCATTAGGTGGTATTGTAGCAAGCAAATCACTTCGTATTGCAGGTGATGAATTTGATGAATACATTGTTTCTTATATTAAAAGAGAATACAACTTAATGATTGGTGAAAGAACTGCTGAGCAAATTAAAATTAGTATTGGCGCAGCTTACCCAACAGGTCAAGATGAAACAATGGAGATTAGAGGACGTGACCTTGTAACAGGTCTTCCTAAAGTGCTTACAATTACCTCGACAGAAGTAACAGAAGCTATCAAAGAGCCTGTTAATTCTATTATTGATGCCATTAAATTAACACTTGAAAAAACACCACCAGAACTTGCAGCGGATATTATGGAAAGTGGTATTATGCTAACAGGCGGTGGAGCGCTTTTGACAGGGCTTGATACACTTATTAGCTTAGAAACAGGGATGCCAGTTAAAATAGCAGAGGATCCACTAGATTGTGTTGCTAAAGGAACAGGTTATGCGTTAGAAAATATTGAGAAGTGGTCTGCAATTTTTGCTGATGATAAATAG
- the mreC gene encoding rod shape-determining protein MreC, translating into MKLNKKVKKMGLIGGGLLIIAIVIGKQFDIPVLSTGVNYILYPFEKSIHFVSDKTKNIVAHFQNVDELLKSNEDLEDEVSRLRYENTILNQYQEENDNLRTLLEMKKRYEAYEGIGANVIGKEIGNWYKIFTIDKGTRKGVGNNSVILANGGLVGHVDEATDTVSKVISIIDSRSAVSAKVVRTGDVGIIKGDIELANEGLCVLEINSESEVVKGDQIITSHLSSIYPPGILIGTVEEVIAGNNDLVHYAYVRPVVDFKHLEQVLVINND; encoded by the coding sequence TTGAAACTTAATAAAAAGGTAAAGAAAATGGGACTTATTGGCGGTGGCCTTTTAATCATAGCCATTGTGATTGGTAAGCAATTCGATATACCCGTTCTTAGTACAGGCGTTAATTATATACTGTATCCTTTTGAAAAAAGTATTCATTTTGTTTCGGATAAAACGAAAAATATTGTGGCGCATTTTCAAAATGTAGATGAATTATTAAAGAGTAATGAAGACTTAGAAGATGAAGTAAGTAGACTTCGTTATGAAAATACGATATTGAATCAATATCAAGAAGAAAATGATAATTTGAGAACACTTTTGGAAATGAAAAAACGTTATGAGGCCTATGAAGGTATTGGAGCTAATGTTATTGGTAAAGAAATTGGCAATTGGTATAAGATTTTTACCATTGATAAGGGAACAAGAAAAGGTGTAGGTAATAATAGCGTTATACTAGCTAATGGTGGTTTAGTTGGACACGTAGATGAAGCAACAGATACGGTTTCAAAAGTTATTTCTATTATTGATAGTAGAAGTGCAGTAAGTGCTAAGGTGGTACGTACAGGGGATGTGGGTATTATCAAAGGTGATATTGAATTAGCCAATGAAGGATTATGTGTTTTAGAAATTAATAGTGAATCAGAAGTTGTTAAGGGTGATCAAATTATTACTTCTCATTTAAGTTCAATTTACCCACCCGGGATTTTAATTGGCACAGTAGAAGAAGTCATCGCAGGTAATAATGACTTAGTTCATTATGCTTATGTAAGGCCTGTTGTAGACTTTAAACATCTAGAACAAGTTTTAGTCATTAATAATGATTAA
- the mreD gene encoding rod shape-determining protein MreD, translating to MRVAVIGSLLVVVHTLSATLFQNLRIGNIAPNFMIMIIVSFALLRGSKEGALVGVVAGLLNDISFGLTIGPTIISYAAIGYVCGKFNKNFYRENFIIPFICTMFSSLFYSCTNIFSLMLRGKLSFVYFFKAIVIPELIYTITISLIVYQIAYLINEKIEISERKTRNIF from the coding sequence ATGAGAGTTGCAGTAATTGGAAGTTTATTAGTGGTTGTGCATACCTTAAGTGCTACCCTCTTTCAGAACCTAAGAATTGGCAATATAGCTCCTAACTTCATGATTATGATCATTGTATCATTTGCACTATTAAGAGGAAGTAAAGAAGGTGCTTTGGTAGGGGTAGTAGCAGGATTGTTAAATGATATATCATTTGGATTAACCATTGGACCCACCATAATAAGCTATGCGGCTATTGGTTATGTATGTGGAAAATTTAATAAAAATTTCTATAGAGAAAATTTTATTATACCGTTTATTTGTACAATGTTTAGTAGTTTATTTTATAGTTGCACCAATATATTTTCCCTCATGCTAAGAGGAAAGTTAAGCTTTGTTTATTTCTTTAAAGCGATTGTTATACCCGAACTTATTTATACAATCACCATATCACTTATTGTTTATCAGATAGCTTATTTAATTAATGAAAAAATTGAAATTAGCGAACGAAAAACAAGAAATATTTTTTAA